Part of the Carassius auratus strain Wakin linkage group LG28B, ASM336829v1, whole genome shotgun sequence genome, GTTTGGGGGTTCCAGTAGGGGACGAGTAGCTGCCATCCCCCTGGTAATATGATCCGAAATTACCCACCCCTGGAGGACCACCAGAAGATGTGTTTGTGCCTGGACCTGATGATCCAGGACCTGAGGCTACCGGTCCTCCATTAGACCCTCCATTGTTATAGAAATCTGAAGTGGAATAATGGAGTAAAAGGTTAACAAATGAGTATTCAATTCTAACTCCATGCACACTATAAAACTGAATGCTTATACTGAATCAACATACTATTGGCTTTTAAGTCACCTAAAAACTTTTTGCTGTAAATTTAAACCTGATACCAAATATACATCAATTCAGGGTAATATTTAACTGAACActacaaaaaaatttattttgtgggATCTGATGTCTTGAAATCTCAGTTCAGCGGTTTAGATGCAAGTTACTGACCCAAGCTTTAATAAAACCACTATCTGCATTTTCTGCCTTTGAAATAGTAACACTAGTGTAGTGTCACACTAGTTTTTAAACACATGCTAATGCAAGAGAACAGAAATGCAGgcttttgttaaaatgtttcgCATTTCGCTACTCTATAAAGTTCGAGTTTGAACCCGCATATTAATCAAACAAGACAAGACCAATAGAACAAAGATCAGTACATCATAGTTGAATCTAAGGAACACAAAGTGGAGAAAACTGTATATTTTTTCATGTTGGAGAAGTTATACATTGAATTTATGTTGAGTTTTATGCTGCATACTTTGTCATATCATGACTATTGCACTGTCTGCAACAACTCTTCATAATGAAAGTTTAGTGTGACCTCAGCCTGATACCAATTTAGTTTTCTAAAACATGTTACAAGTGCTTACGAAAGCAGTAATAAATACTGGCCTAGCGTATCTGTACACACAGATTTTTTTGGATTGAATAGAAGAGGCCAAAAGCTCTTTGAAAAAATACTAAGAGTGAAATTTTCAATCGTAATACTAGCtaaacatttccaaaaaataaatattattaaaaaaagaccGTAAACCTATGCAAATCTGTTTAATTTccacccccccctcccccccaaaaaaatactactaataaaaatttacatatcaccagtttgtaaatgaaatcaaatttattgcaaaatatgattcacaaacatcaaatttaaaaacaaaaatgctgcaATTGTACCCCATTTGTTCAATAGTTCACAGAAGTGATAACATTCTGATATTAAAAACTACTCCTCACAAATCCAGTATCTCTCAAAAAATGGCACTGAccacaattaaaaaagaaaaataaataaacttaaaaacattAGACATGGCAATGTATGgaagtgacataaaaaaaaaatcctttgcgAACATTATTCCAGGAAAAAACAACTAAACGGTTGGAAAAAATGGCTTATACAGTGACTTCAGAGTGAAGATGCAGTTATTAGGAAACGTCAGCGTGACCATCCATCAGTCAATCACAACTAATACATCAAAACGTCTTGCTTTTCTTGATTTCCGCAGACAGAAACTCCCGTTCACATCCACAGTGTTAGCTGATCGTTGGTGCAGGTTTTTGAGGTGAGATTGTGGGCGAAACATCACAAGGACACGAGTTCATAATGCGGGTAACCAGTGTTTTTCCCCCTCCGCATCTATTTTTCGTTTCACGTTTGCATGCTTATTGAAAACAATGGGCGGTTTATGTAGCAAACTCGTGGTAGCCATAGCAGTCTGAGACAAAGTCACCTAAAGGGTGAGACAGAGCAGAGAAGCACAGAATTAGACGTCTTCTGTGTTTGGCATGCCATGACTAACGTCACCGGGCATGAGTCAAGATGTCAATCAGATATCAGCAAAGTTAAAGgtagttttctgttttttttttctttttctctttctttttagaTTTCTCTGCTCCGGTCACCCTCAAGAAGGTCTTTCCTCAGAAAGTGGCGTTGGCATGTTgggaacatttctcatttttcgCCAAGGAAAGTTTGCATCCCATGGTACAACAAAGCAGAGAAATGTAAAATCAGAAAGAAAATACAATAGCGGACACTcgcattaaaaacataattaacatGTCCCCAAACTGGCAGAGGAGCGGTTTAAATAGATCCAGAGCAAAGCTTAACTTGAGATGCAGTTAAAAATAACAAGAGGAAATTAAAACGGCAACAACTTGTGCCATAAAGACAAGTCTTGGAGTTAAAAACAACTACTCGAGGACAACACTGctaaaagataaaaatgaaaagagaagaTTCAATGGCACCAGTGAGAAATCAGAAAATACTCACTGTAGCCAGAGTTATTGCCGCCATATCCAAACGTCCCATATCCACCTAAAGAGGGACAAGGATATAGATAAGAATATTTATCTGTTCAAAAGAAAGTCAACAGGACTTTTGTTTTATTAGACACAATTATAGGTATACTTCATGTATAAATCATAGCTCAAGAAAGccattaattataaaaacaattatatttaggGTTGCAAAATTTCACCACTTCTTTGATAAGactttaaattcataatttagcACACAAATATATCTGAAAAGTAGCATGTTTCAACCAGTAAAGATATGGTCACAAAATTATGAATTCTCACTATTTGACCAATGTCATAAATATTCATATCCAAGTATAATTTACAAATACTCAATTAATATAAATACTACGAGATAAATTCAAGACACTTGAATTTCAGAGTGTCTGTTGTTTTTAATCCATATTTAGTGAaagataattatttaattgtttgacagcactataattgTACCTTGATTGAATCCTCCTCCATTGTTGAATCCCCGGCCTCGGCCCCTGCCCCGTCCTCTTCCTCTGCCCCTGGGATTGATCCCCATGTCAACAGGTGGACCACTCACCATCCCAAATGCAGCAGGGTGCTGAAATCAGCAAATCAGTGAATTATGCAGAGAATATATAAGTGAAGATCACAATGACACTGAAAACAGGAAGAGCCGGGCGTACCATTGGAggcattttcttcttcttgtttgcCTCTGAGTTGGAGCCTTCAGGGAAGAGCTTCTCCAGGGCTTCAAGTGCTGCGTAGGCCTTCGCCACCTTTTTATTGGACCCGCTTCCCTGAAACTTCTGTCCGTCGATCTCCACCTGGAGCGAAAAATAGAGAAAAGAGGCAGCTTTTTAATTTGATCTGTCTACAATACATAAGATGAACTGAATTGGGAATCACACCTTACAAACgcatagtataaaaaaaaaacttgaacgtGTCTCTGAGTTTGTGTCCTCCTCACCTCCATGACGAAGCGTTTGTCGTGGCTTCCGCCGGTCTCTGAGATGAGCTCGTACTTCAGTCCTCTGCGTTTTTCGTTCAGCTCCATGACCGGGTTTTTTCCATGTTTGGTTAGGATAGGCCCCTGCTGCCGAGCGCCCTGAGGAAGCCAAAAAGGAGGAACAAGCTCTTAGAAGACTGAATAACACACAATACTAGAGGTTTAACTAGTCAAAATTAGCCCACAATGAATTGAATTAGCACTTTTCTGCATGTAGAACAGTAGTGTTAACATAAATTACTCAGTGATGCTGTTCaccactgtttaaaagtttagggtcggCAAGATGTTTCGGtcaaaaacacagcaaaacattatttaatttaattggatCAATCTTTATTTGCATCCAAAAACTGCCCACAAGTTGCTTATTAACTTTCAAAAGTATTGCAATCTGTAATATGACATTTTGGTCTTCATGAGCAGCTATTTAGATCGATGACTGGTACCTCGTCAGTGGGGCTGTCTGCGGTTGGTGCTGGTTCTGGCTCCATTGGGGTCACAGTGGGCAAAGGCTCCTGTGGGGCCACCGGCTCCTCCTGTTTCACCACCTCAGCTACCTTCTGCTCCATTCCTGTTGGCAGACCCATGTCCTGCAAGACCTGGAGAAGGAATCAAAGAACTCAGTTTCTACTGTTTTAGACTGATCCAGTAAGCCAAATATCTGCTCTTCTACATCACGCTCTCTTACTTTGACAGCAACGTGTAGTTTCGCAGTGCGTTTGGAGGGACCAGAAGCTTCATAGTTCTTCCCGTCCACCTCTACGGCCATAGTAAACACCGGCACATGTACGGGCCCAGTCTGAGAGAGGAGTTTGTACTGCAGACCCGGCTTCAGCTGGTTCAGACGCATCAGGGCATTCATGGCCTGTGGCAGCTCTGCTTTCTCCTCTGGAGCTGAAGGACAGAAAACAAGGTATGTTTTATGTGCAAAGCTCTGCATAACTCCCGATCAAGAACATCTGAACAGCATTTACATTTCTTTTgcaatttcttcttcttcttgtttggACTCTTCTCATCAgtggcctcctcctcctccatggGGCGCTTCATTGGCGGCACGTAGGTTGTGCTGGGTGGGATTTGAACTATGCAGACAAAAGATGTCAAAAGTCAAGTTTCTTGCTTCCAAATAGATAAATATGATACACAAAACATCAGTGAAGTAGTGAAAAATGTCTACTTTCACTCACTTTTACCTGTGTAGTCAATAGGTGTCTCACTCCTGGGTTTTCGGGGCATTTTTGAAGGAAGCGGGTCCATGCCAAGTACTTTGTGCAGCTGTCCAAACGCTGAAAGCCTTAAGGCGTGCTGTCAACCAAAAAATGGAAACGTCACCCATAATGCTCAAATGAAATTTTCCAAGTGatcaaaactgtaaataaaacagtGTACAAACCTGAGCACTCTGGGTGATGTCCTCCCGCTGCTGGCGATCAATGTGACTGATGGCATCTGTTGGCTCCTTTTCACAAGGGTCACAGATGCCTGAACCATCTACAGCAGAAATTTTAAAAgcatctttgtattttttttattttctccagcCTACACAATACCAATCGGTCAATAGAACAGAATATACTATGCTATAATGTGAACACAGCGCACTCAAAACTGGTCTTTCATACTGTATCTCGATATACTGAGAGACAGTAATTTTCTAATCTGTTTTAGATATGAAGTGTGGAGCTGACGTACCAGCCATGAGGATTCCAGACGCGAGACACTCGAGAACTCTACGGAGAGCTTCTCCTGCTCCCATTGGTCGATTCCCAGTGCCAATCGCCTTCTCGCACAGCAGCTCTAAAGGCTTCAAGAAACAACCGCTACATCAGATAGATGACAACATCTAAACGTTTGCCTCGATTATTTTTTATCTAAACATAATTAACAGGGGGGAAAAAGACCAATGATTGTATGAAAAATTTCTATCACAATTCTTAAATTGTCTTGAGCAATCAAcatttgatatataaaaaaagtgaaactACTAAAACCGCCTACTTTTTCCTTGAATAGTTAAgtaaactgtaataaaacaaattgaaatttaatttaatttattttttagactATATAGCAGGGCTCATTAACTGCATAATGTGCCGATTAATCAAATCGCACAACAGCTTcattgtggctttttttttttaaaatgactttcATTGTGCAAAAACACAAAACTCACAATATTTTGTTTACAACACAATATGAACCTCTTGTTtactaaacatgaataaaatCAGTATTAGATTTGCAATCGCACAGGTATTGAAGAAAATGTGTAGgtgttaaatacattaattttaaagtgttattttatataaaatcacatCAAATTAAAGCGTTAacttgaggggaaaaaaagtgtaaatggtAAATTTAATGCAATTCACTTTTTGATTCTATatttcaatgcaaaaataaacaaaaaatattacaactaAAAGATAAAGACATGCTACAACACAACCAACAGCTTTTGTTGCCATTTAAATATCAGCCAGCCCTATTTTCCGGGTCTGTTTTGTACTCACCCATCCTCGCAGAGGGGCCCAGGTGGGAACACGCGCACAGAGGTCCCTCAGGATACGGATGACAATCACACATGAGCGTAGTCCATTAGCCCTGGCCTAGAGACAAAAGCAGGAGGGATACAATCCAGTGGTTTATCTCATGGATTCATAACGTGGTACAACACCAAAGTAAGAAACTAAGAAAAGGGGTGAGATCTGACAATACTGAATAATGTGTCGATAAGCATTAGCAATGTAGAAAGGGTGGCAAATAGTTAAGAGTTACAAAAAAGCAATTACTCAGTTGAGAAGCTAGATATGAGACAGATATTAAGAGAGTAGATTTAAAACGTCAAGCTCAAGAGATGAGGAACACAATGGGGCTTGTGTTTGTGGGGCTGGCCTTGTGATTGTGACAATATCAGAACTTAGTTGATACAAGCGAGAATGTACTAGAAGATAGCAGGTGCGGATTAAATCTGGGAAATGCAGCTGCTTTTTAAAACACTGCATGACATCAGTGTTCCTgcagctcaagtggtagagcattgcgttagcaagcgcaaggttggggttcgaatcccagggaacacatgttagaagaaaattgttagcctgaattcgtctgctaaatgcagacattttaatttgaatcgGTGAAACCATGATACATGAAGATGGTGGAAAAGGTGCAATATTCATTTTGGAATAAATGAAATCTGACAGATCTTTGCAGGGAGCTGCATTAAATATCTAACACTTACAGCGATGTTCTGGGTTCATTTCAAGTTTTAGAGGCAGCATTTGTAGCATAATTtcaatgcaataaaaacaaaaagtctcATAGCCCAGCaagattgcattttttaaataattatttttttaataagtagtttttattttaagtttatatgcATATAGtctttatttctatatatttttttgttatcttataatataaaatataaaaaaaaaaaaaaatgtcgggGTTCTCTACAGAGTAAAGACTTCAaactgaacagcatttattagaaaaacatttttttttgttaacattataaatgtatttacagtcacttttttttgtgtgtgtgttcctgtagctcaattagtAGAGCactagcgcaaggttgggggttcgattccccgggaacacatgatatgtaaaaattgttagcctgaatgcactgtaagtcgctttggaaaaaagcgtctgctaaatgcacaaatttaatttatttaattttaaatttagtcaCTTCTGATCACTTTGTGACCATACGGAATAAGTGTATGATTATTAAATTTCAAAATCTCTtctaaatgtttttctaaatttaatttttctgtaataaatgtaaaaaagttcacatgaatgttttaaacGCCATGTTTTTTTTCAATTCGTATGATACTGAGAAAAATATATTCTCCAGCGAGGCGTCAGATATTATAGCGGGCTGCAGAAATATTGCGCATCCCATTTGCACTGAAATACTTGAATTTTGAAATCAAGCCGTTCAAATGTTAAAGTGGACTTTAAAAGCGGCAGTTGATACTGGCAATGACGTCTCAAAAAGTTAATAAACATTTGATCAATGTGATAATAAACTTAGTTAAACTAGCCAGGCAGAGGTCAGACAGCACTGACAAAGATGACCTTGGCAACGCAATTCAAAACCATCCAGCAAGAATACGATATTCCACCGGAGGCAAATACACTCCCACAAATAAAATCTACACAgaaaaaacacattcacacaaacaactgaacaaaaaaataatacagcatGAAATAAGGTtaacactgaaacaaaataaaaacagactcaaCTACTAGAAGACAAATAAAGACAAGATGCAAACCTGGAACCACTTGGCGTGGCGGAGGGACGCCAAGGCAGTCAGGCATTTCTGCCTGTCCAGTACATCCGGGGGATCGTTGACTGATTGCGTTTCTATTGGCAGGTGGAATAAGAAGACAAGGTACAGTTTGACCAAGGGGTTTTTCTGTCTCACGGCCAGGGGGGGAGGCGGCAGATAACCCCTACCAAAGGCAGTGGAGGGGAGGGAGGGGAGGGGGAACCCCCCGAAACCAGAGCAACCCTTCCTGTGCTAGTACACAACAGCAGGACAGAGATCTACGAGTGGGCGGAGCATCCGGCTCTGTTCCAAACCCAAGTGAGGCTACACTCCAATAAAAACCAGACATCTAGTCGTTTCCTCCTTTATATTATTAGCACACATACATTTGACTTGACACtgaatgagacttttttttagaaaagattaattaaaattgttttaactcATTATTAGAAAAAGTTTAATTGAGacttaaacattcatgttcatgGTTCATTCCAAAATGTGCACGTAAAAAACTATAAAGCtctaatattgaaatattgagtAAAACAGCCTGTTTTTAAATAGACCAAACCACTTTAAAGATAATTTTGAATTAACTgctaaaaatatttatgtaaaataccaCTTTGCATTATAGTACACCCTTTTAGATAAAATTTCGGCACAAGTCGAAATATTATAAGAGAGTCATTTAAAAGCCTATATAGTTTGCCTTACATAAACTTTAGAATGGATTAAAggttgactgtaaaaaaaaaaaaaaaattctgtgaatGTGTTACATTAACTATGAATAAAAGCATGAGCCAAAATGCATTAGTCATTTACGAGTAATGCATCTGTACGAACTATGGAAGACGCATCATGATTTAGTCACCAATTTTCTGCCACTGTCTTCACCTATGATGCCTCAAGATGgagtctaggtaggcagctcaccaTGATTTGGAACAGAGCCCTTGTGGCATGAAGGTGTTTAGTGAGTGAATGTCATAGGGAGGTTCTTGTATGGCTTGTGTATCTGTGAGATCTGAGTGCATTTGTGCATTCATGTGACATGGGGGATCCCCTCCCCCTcgccccccttttttttttcagggtgcACTGCCTTGCCCCTTCCGAGACAGAGAGCGTCCAGTTGGTCAAAGGTCCAGCGTCCCTAAAATTGACAAACTAGAAGGCTTGACAGAGAGAATCAGATTTTGAACCACAGGCAGCAGTATTCAGATACACAAGAGGTATGATCAAAACGAGTCCACACTGCAGCAAAACTGATGGCTCGTGATGGTCTAAGGCAGGCGTCACTAACCGAGGGGTCACAGATAGGGCTAGGCTTTGACTTCGGCCTCAAGTTTGCTCTCCATTGACCCTTTGCTAAGCCCCGCCATTCTTTGATTACTCTTCCCATTGCTTATGCAGGTTTTGCAGGAAGCATCCAGATATTTGATTTGTTGATTTGAAGTGTTAGCCCCCTTTCTTTTAATAAGATGTGCTTAAATAGTGGTAAAactatttaatagttttatattaattGGATTAAATTGTGACTTTGCAAAGTATCATAATCTGACATTTTAGAGTTTAGagtaaaatgactaaaaactgcaaagggagcagctttattttaaaaaaaaacagcaactgtAAAATGGCAATGTCATAGAACATGCCATACAATAATTAACGTACAATCCACTGTAATCTTTAAAATGGAAAAGATATAGTAGAcacattttatcatattttggTTTAAAAACTTTCATAGACCAAAGACCAGTAGTTTGTCTGTTAAATGGAGAACGGCAAAAGCTGCCAAGATTGTAAAAATGGGGTTTAGCCAAAGGTCAATTGTTTTCTTACTGAAACAAGTTTATTTCAGTGTATTCCCAATACAATTCCCTGTAGCTCTGAAAAGCCCTTTACCAAATTATAAAAGGTTGCCCACAATTCTCTAAACTACAGATCCATTGAGTTCCTGTGACCATAAATGATCACTCTGAGTCTAATCTAATATTTACGCTGTATCCTTATGTCTAGCATTATCTATAACCCTCCTGCCCTCCGTCCAGCCTCTTTGAGAAAGGCTCTGTCAACAAGTCCTGGTGAACAAACCAGAACTCGACAACACTTCTGCTTCTCATTTTTGCTGCAATGCAAACCGTTCCCTTTCTTCTCCATTATACGAACACATGCAAACAACAAGgtttgtgattttgtttcttaATTCTCAGTAAGCCTTCAGTAAACTCTCCTTTAAAATACTTCAAAGGGAACTGGGTTTTATTTAAAGCTTTACCCATCACTTAAGTTACTGTATATTGGGCCATCAACTCTAACATCACGCTGCAAGGAACTGTAAGACTTCAAGTGGCAGTAAACATAATCTGTGTTACATGACTAGTCTGTACACAATATCCCCAAGCACCATTGAAGGCCCAATAAACAATATCCCTGCCTGAGTCCATCCCATCTACTGTCTCTGGGGCTGTGGGGTGGTTAGAGGAACCATAAGGCACTTGATTTCAAACCTACCTCCAGCAGCCTGCTTCTCAGCCTCCTCCCTCACGAGAGGTGACGTCAGGTTAATGGTGAGGGTCAGCGGTGGCTCCTTGGAGTTCTTGATGACAATGGTGGCATCACGGATGCACGGTTTAACGTCATATTTTTCTTCTGTGATGAGCTGTTGGAGAGATATGAATGTTTTTTGATTCTGTCTTTGTAAATGATGCTTCAAACTAGAGATGCAGACAAACCTTAAGCTGCACAGCAATGTTCTCTGAAACTTTATTTAAGAGGGTGATGGTGGGTTTGTCTTTGCACAACAGCACAAGCTCCAGATCAAGATCTCCCTTCAGCAGGAGGCCTTTAGCTACCAGCCCCACACGCATGACTCCACGCAAAGAACGTGAGGGCTGCTCCGTTGACTTTGGTTCACTGGAGAACAAAATATGAGGGACAGTTACATGAGAGCTACTAACTCACTTCAATAACTAATCATGCAGTCAGTATTAAAATTTCAGAGTGAGCcaagaagacacacacacacacaaaaaaaaaaaaatctcacgtCTCTTTCTCGCCATCTCCATCAGACTCCAAGGCATTCACTTTGGGATTTCCTTTCTCCTGCTCATCCAACCAATCAGAGACAGCCTTGAGGGCACGTTCGGTGTGGGACACCATGTTCTGCA contains:
- the LOC113067731 gene encoding interleukin enhancer-binding factor 3 homolog isoform X4, whose amino-acid sequence is MPPPPIRHRSMRIFVNDDRHVMAKHSAVYPTQEELEGVQNMVSHTERALKAVSDWLDEQEKGNPKVNALESDGDGEKETEPKSTEQPSRSLRGVMRVGLVAKGLLLKGDLDLELVLLCKDKPTITLLNKVSENIAVQLKLITEEKYDVKPCIRDATIVIKNSKEPPLTLTINLTSPLVREEAEKQAAGETQSVNDPPDVLDRQKCLTALASLRHAKWFQARANGLRSCVIVIRILRDLCARVPTWAPLRGWPLELLCEKAIGTGNRPMGAGEALRRVLECLASGILMADGSGICDPCEKEPTDAISHIDRQQREDITQSAQHALRLSAFGQLHKVLGMDPLPSKMPRKPRSETPIDYTVQIPPSTTYVPPMKRPMEEEEATDEKSPNKKKKKLQKKSPEEKAELPQAMNALMRLNQLKPGLQYKLLSQTGPVHVPVFTMAVEVDGKNYEASGPSKRTAKLHVAVKVLQDMGLPTGMEQKVAEVVKQEEPVAPQEPLPTVTPMEPEPAPTADSPTDEGARQQGPILTKHGKNPVMELNEKRRGLKYELISETGGSHDKRFVMEVEIDGQKFQGSGSNKKVAKAYAALEALEKLFPEGSNSEANKKKKMPPMHPAAFGMVSGPPVDMGINPRGRGRGRGRGRGRGFNNGGGFNQGGYGTFGYGGNNSGYSDFVSDCYGYHEFAT
- the LOC113067731 gene encoding interleukin enhancer-binding factor 3 homolog isoform X3; protein product: MPPPPIRHRSMRIFVNDDRHVMAKHSAVYPTQEELEGVQNMVSHTERALKAVSDWLDEQEKGNPKVNALESDGDGEKETEPKSTEQPSRSLRGVMRVGLVAKGLLLKGDLDLELVLLCKDKPTITLLNKVSENIAVQLKLITEEKYDVKPCIRDATIVIKNSKEPPLTLTINLTSPLVREEAEKQAAGETQSVNDPPDVLDRQKCLTALASLRHAKWFQARANGLRSCVIVIRILRDLCARVPTWAPLRGWPLELLCEKAIGTGNRPMGAGEALRRVLECLASGILMADGSGICDPCEKEPTDAISHIDRQQREDITQSAQHALRLSAFGQLHKVLGMDPLPSKMPRKPRSETPIDYTGKIQIPPSTTYVPPMKRPMEEEEATDEKSPNKKKKKLQKKSPEEKAELPQAMNALMRLNQLKPGLQYKLLSQTGPVHVPVFTMAVEVDGKNYEASGPSKRTAKLHVAVKVLQDMGLPTGMEQKVAEVVKQEEPVAPQEPLPTVTPMEPEPAPTADSPTDEGARQQGPILTKHGKNPVMELNEKRRGLKYELISETGGSHDKRFVMEVEIDGQKFQGSGSNKKVAKAYAALEALEKLFPEGSNSEANKKKKMPPMHPAAFGMVSGPPVDMGINPRGRGRGRGRGRGRGFNNGGGFNQGGYGTFGYGGNNSGYSDFVSDCYGYHEFAT
- the LOC113067731 gene encoding interleukin enhancer-binding factor 3 homolog isoform X1, with translation MPPPPIRHRSMRIFVNDDRHVMAKHSAVYPTQEELEGVQNMVSHTERALKAVSDWLDEQEKGNPKVNALESDGDGEKETEPKSTEQPSRSLRGVMRVGLVAKGLLLKGDLDLELVLLCKDKPTITLLNKVSENIAVQLKLITEEKYDVKPCIRDATIVIKNSKEPPLTLTINLTSPLVREEAEKQAAGETQSVNDPPDVLDRQKCLTALASLRHAKWFQARANGLRSCVIVIRILRDLCARVPTWAPLRGWPLELLCEKAIGTGNRPMGAGEALRRVLECLASGILMADGSGICDPCEKEPTDAISHIDRQQREDITQSAQHALRLSAFGQLHKVLGMDPLPSKMPRKPRSETPIDYTGKIQIPPSTTYVPPMKRPMEEEEATDEKSPNKKKKKLQKKSPEEKAELPQAMNALMRLNQLKPGLQYKLLSQTGPVHVPVFTMAVEVDGKNYEASGPSKRTAKLHVAVKVLQDMGLPTGMEQKVAEVVKQEEPVAPQEPLPTVTPMEPEPAPTADSPTDEGARQQGPILTKHGKNPVMELNEKRRGLKYELISETGGSHDKRFVMEVEIDGQKFQGSGSNKKVAKAYAALEALEKLFPEGSNSEANKKKKMPPMHPAAFGMVSGPPVDMGINPRGRGRGRGRGRGRGFNNGGGFNQGGYGTFGYGGNNSGYNFYNNGGSNGGPVASGPGSSGPGTNTSSGGPPGVGNFGSYYQGDGSYSSPTGTPKLAGKKPPMHQNIKPPGTGLGQGGSFGQYGQGFGQKKNFGQAQGGGGGGGNFNYSTAYPSQVTGGQDYSYEGYSNQSNYSSQGGANQNFGGSSASYNSGPPGYGRGDPSMNYQYR
- the LOC113067731 gene encoding interleukin enhancer-binding factor 3 homolog isoform X2; this encodes MPPPPIRHRSMRIFVNDDRHVMAKHSAVYPTQEELEGVQNMVSHTERALKAVSDWLDEQEKGNPKVNALESDGDGEKETEPKSTEQPSRSLRGVMRVGLVAKGLLLKGDLDLELVLLCKDKPTITLLNKVSENIAVQLKLITEEKYDVKPCIRDATIVIKNSKEPPLTLTINLTSPLVREEAEKQAAGETQSVNDPPDVLDRQKCLTALASLRHAKWFQARANGLRSCVIVIRILRDLCARVPTWAPLRGWPLELLCEKAIGTGNRPMGAGEALRRVLECLASGILMADGSGICDPCEKEPTDAISHIDRQQREDITQSAQHALRLSAFGQLHKVLGMDPLPSKMPRKPRSETPIDYTVQIPPSTTYVPPMKRPMEEEEATDEKSPNKKKKKLQKKSPEEKAELPQAMNALMRLNQLKPGLQYKLLSQTGPVHVPVFTMAVEVDGKNYEASGPSKRTAKLHVAVKVLQDMGLPTGMEQKVAEVVKQEEPVAPQEPLPTVTPMEPEPAPTADSPTDEGARQQGPILTKHGKNPVMELNEKRRGLKYELISETGGSHDKRFVMEVEIDGQKFQGSGSNKKVAKAYAALEALEKLFPEGSNSEANKKKKMPPMHPAAFGMVSGPPVDMGINPRGRGRGRGRGRGRGFNNGGGFNQGGYGTFGYGGNNSGYNFYNNGGSNGGPVASGPGSSGPGTNTSSGGPPGVGNFGSYYQGDGSYSSPTGTPKLAGKKPPMHQNIKPPGTGLGQGGSFGQYGQGFGQKKNFGQAQGGGGGGGNFNYSTAYPSQVTGGQDYSYEGYSNQSNYSSQGGANQNFGGSSASYNSGPPGYGRGDPSMNYQYR